The sequence tcttcttcttcttcttcttgtagaTATTTAGATCATccaataaaagtaaaagcactctatAGAAACAAATTCTAAGTAAATTACTAATGTATTTGcaaataaatgtgataaaataaaatacttgaaTGTGTGACAGTGAAGGAACTCAGGATGATCCATTTCAGTGACATTATATTATCTGATTATTGTTACTAATATATGAACATGTATGTGgtaatgtatgttttatttgaatgatATAGATATCATTTCAACTGCTTTATTTACTTTTGGGtagtttgatttatttaacaCATAGAATTTTGAAAACTTATcatatatgtttgtgtatataataaaaaaagataaataattacTAGCAACTGAAATTAAAGCAGTGAAGTaaagatgaaaatgtaaaaaatgctCTGAGGTCAAAGGAAATAACCAAAGACTTGAGCTTCAACGTCgctttattgtgaaaacaaGCCCTGGACCGGAAGAGGAATAGCTGTAACATCAACGTGTGTCTCTCGGCTGGACACTGATCTCCATGGACGCGGCCATACTTGGATTTAAATGTGATAAACTTCATTAACAATGTCGCTTTCCACCGCTCGCTCGTTCCTGTCCGAGGCCTGCTATGGCGAACAGGAGCTGGACGCTAACTCCGCTCTCATGGAGCTGGACAAAGGTAGTTAGCCTGCATGCTAACGGGCTAGCACCCggctctgtgtgttgtgttgtgtctccccCTTACGAGAGGCGTCTGTGTTGTGCATTGCCCCGGTGACATCTCTGCTTCTGCCCCCAGGTCTGCGGTCAGGGAAGCTGGGGGAGCAGTGCGAGGCCGTGGTCCTCTTCCCCAAACTCTTCCAGAAGTACCCGTTCCCCATCCTCATCAACTCCGCCTTCCTCAAGCTGGCAGACATCTTCAGACTCGGGTATTGACACTTCTCAGACTGATGCTGGATCAGGGAGGGAGAGGTTCAAGTTTGTTATTGATTTGAACTCAAAGCAACTTTAGATTTGAACACATCTCTTCAGCTTTGCTTTTGAATAACTTACAGACATTaacattgtttcttttttgtaagaTAAAAGTTCCATTATGACAAGCGGAGACGCATACAGATACATTTGTGAAAGGCTTACACCGGCTTATATTATCTGACAACCGATTTATCAGTCGAGGCTCAGATTCTTTATAATAAGTGCATTAACAGTGAGTAATCGTTTATTTCATTTGACAGCTTTTATTGTGGCACAAACATGTTTGGTGGTCTCCTCTGATTTCAGGAACAACTTCCTGCGCCTGTGTGTGCTGAAGGTAACTCAGCAGAGTGAGAAACACTTGGAGAAGATCCTCAACGTGGACGAATTTGTTAAACGGGTGTTTTCCGTCATCCACAGCAATGACCCCGTGGCCAGAGCCATCACGCTGAGGTAATGAAAACATTGCACAGGATTTCTATCACGGTGTATATAACACTTTACAACCCTAGAATACATGTGTGGTAACATGTTTGCCAACCTCCTGTGTCTTTTTCCAGTTGTGTGACACTCAAAACAATGTCCCCTTTCCCTTGTTTGTTCAGGATGCTTGGTAGTTTGGCCTCCATCATCCCAGAGAGGAAGAACGCCCACCACAGTATTCGCCAAAGTCTGGACTCTCATGACAACGTAGAAGTGGAGGCGGCCATATACGCTGCTGCCAGCTTCTCTGCACAGTCAAAGTAAGGAGAGTCATTACCTGAGCTGAACTGGAGTTGACATTTTGGATCGCTTGAATTTAATGTTGTCTAATTCTGTTTCCAATTTTCAGAGACTTTGCAGCTGGGATTTGCAACAAAGTCAGTGAGATGATTCAAGGTGAAGTCTTTTGGGAAAACAATTGCAGACAAGCTTTGGATTTAGATTTTCCAAACATATATTcagcattcaaataaaacacttaaaaacagGTGACAGCAGAAAGTCCAGACGTTTCATTCCTCTTCCATCTGCACGTTCACCCCAGGTTTGGACACTCCAGTGGAGCTGAAGCTGAAGTTGATTCCGATGCTGCAGCACATGCACCATGATGCCAGCCTGGCGTCCAGCAGCAGAGAGCTGCTACAGAACCTGGTCAACTCGTATCCCTCCACCCCCATGGTCATTGTCACCCTCCACACCTTCACCCAGCTGGCTGCCTTCTCCCTCTTTGATATCCCCAAGCAGGTAATGACCATGAAAGAAGCTCTACCATACTGCACCCGCGATAACGTTTTGTCTTGACGTATTTAAAATCTTCTTTTTTGATTCCACACAGTTACAGCTCCTCCTACAATACCTGAGAGACGACCCGAGAATGGCTGTGAAGAGACTCGCGATCAACGATCTAAAGCTCTTGGCTAAAAAGGCTCCTCATCTTTGGATCAGAGAAAACACTCAGGTAGATTTTCAGTTGTTAAAAGTGTACCACAGCCTTAACTTCATGTTGGTTTGAAACCAGTGGTTTATATGAATGTGTTTACACCTCCAGACTCTGTGCGAGTGCGCCCTGACGAGCCCTTACGACAGCTTGAAGCTGGGAATGTTGTCTGTTCTCTCCACCCTCTCTGGAACCATCGCAATCAAGCAGTACTTCAGTAACCTGACGGGTAATGTTGATTTTAATTATCGACTGtaattaaagatggatgacgtgtctccacttcctcctgtttacaaaaattaagctaaaatatctTTGATACTGGTGAGCCAATCAGAAACATGAAAGCCTTGAACAAACTTCACTGTGATAAGAACTtccttaaatgacagaaaccatctttgagacgTAATAGTTTGATACTGGTCCCacccactaacacggaggagcagTTTTTATGACTTATATTGCAGCCAGCCCAGGACCAGATGATTTTGGGATCCATCATGTTGATCATCTTCATATTTTAACAAAGCCATACATGTTGTCATTGTTGTTATATTCATTGCAGAGGTAAAGCCTCTCTGGACTGACGTGTTTTCCTTTCCCACTCTCAGGTGGCTCTTCGGTTCTCCCATCGCTCACTGACCTGGTTAAACTGGCGCAAGAATGCTGTTACCACAGCAACCTGGCAGTGGCTGCTCACGGGGTCATTGTGCTTTCCAACATCTCCATCTCCTGCCCAGAGAAAGGTAAGTTACAACAAGTGATGGTTTAGGATGAGTGTGATGCCCGGTGTTGAAAATGCAAAGGATTCACACCTCACGTGGCTCTTGTGATTGactgcctctctgtgtgtctctctctctaagaCATAGTGCAGCTGGAGCAGGACACAGTTTTGGGGGTGGAGTCTCTTCTGATGCTGTGCAGTCAGGACAGCAGCCCCAGTGCCCAAGCCACGCTCAAAGTAAGACATGGGGAAATTTTAAAAACCTTGTTAAAACCTATTTTCTTATTACAGAGTGTGGATAACTGAATAGACATGTCAGGCGTCTTGGGGAAAAAAAGTGCCCACttacctttttgtgttgaccctAGACGGCCCTCACCTCATTGGTCAAGATGCTGAAGAGTCGACCCCATCTCAGCCAGTCGGCCGTGGAGTTTCTGCTTGGGCAGCTCCATTTATCCTGCGACTCCTCCCGCGTCCTCATGTGCCACGCTCTGGCGGCCATCGCCACCCACCTGCCGGTCCTGGGCGACGGCATGCTGGGAGATCTGGTGGACCTGTACAGAGTGGCCAGTCACTCCTCCACTGACAAGCAGCAGGAGCTTCTGGTGAGAGATTGAGTCTCACAAATTCCTCAGTGGGCATTACATTCACTTCTGTCTCAATTAAATTATTGTGTCATTGCCTTTTAAATGTAATATctgcagttttttatttgaacaccGGAACACTGTGTTTGCTGCAGGTTTCTTTGGCCACCGTGATTTTTGTTGCCAGCCAGTCGTCTTTATCAGCCGACGTGAAGACGGtcatcaaacagcagctggagaaTGTGGCTAATGGCTGGACGGTGTACCGCATCGCACGCCAAGCCTCACGCATGGTCAGCgaatctttctttcttctccttttgaGATTAAAATGGTGTCACCAGGAGCCGCCCACCCCCTGAGACAGGATTATAAAATTCTTATCGCTGATCCGCAGGGCTGCCATGAGTTCTCCAGCGAGCTGTACCAGAGTCTGCGGACCCGTGTGGCATCGGAGCACTTCTACTTTTGGCTGAACAGCCTGAAGGAGTTCTCGCAGGCCGAGCAATGCCTGTGTCACGTGGAGGACGGCGACTACAGCGGAGCCATGACCGCCATCGCCGAGGCCCTGCGCTCCTACCAGAAGGGCATCGCCTCCCTCACAGTCAGTTCACTACCACACATCTGCTTGTCCAAAATCCTTCCTGCAGATCTGCCTTCACTAATGTCATGATGTCTAGAGCAGCTGATGCTCAGTCTGAGAACTCCTGCCATCGAAGCTAATTTCTTTCGCATCTCAAACTGTTAATGAATCAACTCTGACCTCTTGTACCTGACTTTTTCTTGTTCGGTCATTTCAAAAAGACCCATGTGACCATTTCACTGTGGTGTCCATGTACATCTATCTAATTAATCTACCTCCCTCCAGGCTGCCAGCACTCCGCTGAGCCCGCTCACATTCCAGTGTGAGTTCATTAAGCTGCGGATTGACACTCTGCAAGCCCTGTCGCAGCTCATCTGCACGTGCAACAGCCTGAAAACCAGCCCTCCTCCGGCCATCGCCACCACCATCGCTCAAACCTCAGGCAACGACCTGCAGCGCTGCGGCCGCATCTCCCTGCAGGTAGGACGCTGAAGTCTGATCTGTGCAGCGTGGCCTTCCAGACGGACCCAGTGTAGATCTCTCcaacttgttttcttttgttttcagatGAAAGTGTGCATGGACGAGTTCAGAAGTCTGGCAGCGCGCTATTCTGACTTACACCAGTCCTCGTTCGACGCAGACTACGCCACGCTTCGCAATGTGGAGCTGTATCCTCAAACACGCCTCGGCCACGTCACTGTCACGTTGAGTGTTTAACCCATTTACTCTCCTGCCATTTGTTTCTCTTTGACTTTCCACTCAGTCAACAACAGAGCTGTTTGCTTGTTTCACACGTGATAGAAGCTTTGATTCTGGACCCACAGGCAGCCAGGTGAGTGTTGTTGGCAGAATGGGGCACTGGGATTTGTGTAATGCTTTAGGAAAGAAATCAAATTCAGCTATGAATCATTCTATTACTTACTAATTTCAGGCCAAACTGCTATAGAGAGAACTTCTCCCCATGTAATTTCCTTGTGTAAAAAaggtttcactttctttaactgcATCAAAcgacttcctcttttcttctatatttctactttaataactAGACAATTGTGTAGGATTTTTAGCCATTTTAGGGTTCTATTGTTTTCACTATACCATTGGATGTGAATACTTTGTGCTAGAAGTGCTTAGCTATAGCACACGTCCCCTGAAGATCGTCTCTCTCCGCCTCCATTCTCTAGTTTTCAGGAGTACGGCACCCTGGGGTCCGTGCAGACAGAGAGCGAGTACGAGCGACGGATGATGTCGGTGTTCAACCACgtgctggaggaagtggagggccTCACAAAGAAACACCCTCCAGTGTCATACCTGGTAACAATAACTTTATTATGGTCTATATACAAATTAACATAAAGTTAGTCTCCAGATTTGTGACGTCTAAAGTCTGTAATAAATAGTCTGTTAACTAATTAACCACGTTAGAAACTCATTGctgtatataaaatatatatgtagcTGTGTCAATATACTCTTTTATAATCTCATTAAATATTGTTATAGACTCAGTGAGCACTCATTTCACTGAGCtggttaaattaataaattattaagTGGAAATAAGCTGCAATAAACTGCTTTATAATGTgccaaatgtaaatgtattgtttgtgttgtttccagcACACAGGTTGTCTCTGTGACGCTGTCATAGGTCTGCTCAAGGTCCCGCTGTCCTTCCAGAGGTACTTCTTCCAGAAGCTCCAGTCAACAAGCATTAAGGTACGGTAACAGCTAACTAGCGCTAGCACTCTTTAGAGCACACGACTCCTCCAAAGCCAGACATCCCCTTTAGATTGAATCAAGCCCAACCAGATTGCCCACACTGGTATGTATCTGTCCCTTAAAGTCCcttagatccatgaattattctctgagaaattatcCCCGTTACTTTGTCCGTAAAtatgccaaaatgtaatgggttcctcCTTGGCCCaagtcccatccttccaccaagtgtcaTGTAAAtaggttcagtagtttttacaTTATGCTACAGACTgtcagacaaacagcaatgaaaacataggAAATTATGAAAGCATAATTGACGTCATAATCCATATCCTTAGGTTTAGTTTGGTTAGATTTATATGTCCTCAGGACAAGATAAATGTACGGGATGCCTTGTATTGTTAATGTCAACAAAAGGAAGAATGACAGAATCAATCCCTAATTGCtccgatttttttatttgaaattgtaTAGATCCACCTATTGTCAAAATCCCTTAAACTCTCCCTTCCGTTCACTTCTGTGTCATCAGCATCAAGACAGGTTGACAtgcaaggacacaaacaaaggcTTTTATAATGGCTGTGATCAAGTAGACTTGTGGTTCAGTTGTAGCCACATAAAGACATTCTCGATCTCTCTTGTGACTAATCtgggtgtgtttttgtttttgcagcttgctctctctccatcccctcgCACACCGACTGAACCGATCCCAGTGCAGAACAACCAGCAGCTGACTCTTAAAGTGGAGGGCGTAGTGCAGCACGGTTCCACTCCAGGACTCTTCAGGAAGAtccagtctgtctgtctcaacGTCACTTCAGTTCTCCAGAGCAAGACAGGGCCGGAGTACAAGGTGCATACCAGCTTCTTGACTTCGTGTTTGATTATagatttaatttcctttttttttaaacatagaaAATGCTTGCATCTGTATTTATCCACACATCAAACTGCTAAAGTCGTTAATACTCGTTGAACTTTTGGTGAATCATGGCTGTGTTACTGCTCAGGTTCCCTtgtttttcatgtattttatcCTTTCAGATCGCACTTGACACTAAAACCAATGAGATCGAGCAGCGGGTAGAGCCGCACAATGATTACTTCAGCACCCAGTTCTTGCTGAATTTCTCCATCCTGGGCACCCACACCGTCACCGTGGAGGCGTCCGTGGTGGATGAGAGTGGCACCGAGTGGAAGACGGGGCCCAAGACAACTGTGTCGGTTAAATCCCTGGAGGATCCTTACTCCCAGCAGCTACgccacctgcagcagcagcaacagcagcagcagcagcagccgctgcCGCCGATTGCACCTCCGCCTGCTCCTCAGAGGGCAGCGTACTCCCGCTTCTAGTGAACGTGCCCTTGGTGCTTTCTTTACTGTCAAACAATACTTGTGTGCAGAAACTCATGTAAATATCTTTTGATTGATTAAAAGACCAGAGTGAATTTTACTTCTGCttattttgtgtaatctttctAAACTGTGTAAAGGGCAAAATAATGAAGTCATTTGGACAAGTCCACTCATTACGTTGTCCTTTGCCTCTGAAGGTGGAAATCAGCCCCTATAAAATGCTAAGTTGCTTCTAATTCCCTCTCTGTATTTTTTAATCCAATCATATTTCATGCATTCAGTGATCTACAGGGCAATTAAGGGCTGGGTGTCCTTGGGTTTAGTGTCGTCATTTCTCCATAAAGTGTTATAACATAAAGGGCCAAGGGGAGGCAGGCCACAGTCAGTGAGTGAACACCTGAGTCTGAAGCGCCCAAAAAATCTCATGTCAATTCTTCAATGTTCTCTTTCTCAATGGGAAATAGTCAGACTTCTATCTATTTTCATGAGATGtgtttacaattttta comes from Pleuronectes platessa chromosome 17, fPlePla1.1, whole genome shotgun sequence and encodes:
- the ints7 gene encoding integrator complex subunit 7, coding for MSLSTARSFLSEACYGEQELDANSALMELDKGLRSGKLGEQCEAVVLFPKLFQKYPFPILINSAFLKLADIFRLGNNFLRLCVLKVTQQSEKHLEKILNVDEFVKRVFSVIHSNDPVARAITLRMLGSLASIIPERKNAHHSIRQSLDSHDNVEVEAAIYAAASFSAQSKDFAAGICNKVSEMIQGLDTPVELKLKLIPMLQHMHHDASLASSSRELLQNLVNSYPSTPMVIVTLHTFTQLAAFSLFDIPKQLQLLLQYLRDDPRMAVKRLAINDLKLLAKKAPHLWIRENTQTLCECALTSPYDSLKLGMLSVLSTLSGTIAIKQYFSNLTGGSSVLPSLTDLVKLAQECCYHSNLAVAAHGVIVLSNISISCPEKDIVQLEQDTVLGVESLLMLCSQDSSPSAQATLKTALTSLVKMLKSRPHLSQSAVEFLLGQLHLSCDSSRVLMCHALAAIATHLPVLGDGMLGDLVDLYRVASHSSTDKQQELLVSLATVIFVASQSSLSADVKTVIKQQLENVANGWTVYRIARQASRMGCHEFSSELYQSLRTRVASEHFYFWLNSLKEFSQAEQCLCHVEDGDYSGAMTAIAEALRSYQKGIASLTAASTPLSPLTFQCEFIKLRIDTLQALSQLICTCNSLKTSPPPAIATTIAQTSGNDLQRCGRISLQMKVCMDEFRSLAARYSDLHQSSFDADYATLRNVELQQQSCLLVSHVIEALILDPQAASFQEYGTLGSVQTESEYERRMMSVFNHVLEEVEGLTKKHPPVSYLHTGCLCDAVIGLLKVPLSFQRYFFQKLQSTSIKLALSPSPRTPTEPIPVQNNQQLTLKVEGVVQHGSTPGLFRKIQSVCLNVTSVLQSKTGPEYKIALDTKTNEIEQRVEPHNDYFSTQFLLNFSILGTHTVTVEASVVDESGTEWKTGPKTTVSVKSLEDPYSQQLRHLQQQQQQQQQQPLPPIAPPPAPQRAAYSRF